CAAATATAAAATCATGAGTGCCAAACCTGAAAACTTTGAAAATAATTTTAAACCTGTAGTAATAGTTAACAAATCAATGAAGCTAACCGATAACGCATCGGCTGATTGAGGCGTTCAGGCTGTAGAAAAATAGATTAAACCCACGTAATACCTGGCTCATTACTATAAAATGCACTCACCAACCTCTTATGGGCGCATTAATGTCAAATTACCTAGACGATAACCTTAATCAAAGTGTTTTTATTGATATCAATTACTTGGATGTCTTGGGCGAAAATACTTTTGAATATTGCCTTTATACCTTATTAACGCACACTCTCAATTTAGAGGAATTTGAGTCTCGTTATAAAAATAAAAAAGTAGGTCGCAAAGCTTATCCTCCGGCACTTTTATTACGCGTCGTCTTTTATGCTTATTACCGAGGTATTACTTCAAGCCGAGCGATAGAGAGAAACTGCAAAACAGATTTGAAATTTATGGCGCTTGCTGCCGGGAAAACGCCACACTTTACTACCATCGCAGATTTTGTGAGTAGCAATACTGAGGAAATGAAATCCTTATTTCATAAGGTTTTAATGATCTGCTGCAAAAGTGGTTTAGTCGGTAAAGCGCATTTCGCCATTGATGGTTGTAGGCTTCCCTCAGATGCATCTAAACAATGGAGCGGCACCCATAAAGACCTTAAAAAGAAATCAGATAAACTCCGTAACTCTGCGAAAAACATCATTGACCGGCATCTTCTAAACGATGGCGGAACTGATGATGATAATAAGAAGGAAAAACAAACTGTAGAAACGCTTCTAAAAAATGCAGATAAAATTGATGATTTTCTTAACAATAACAAAAAACGTATTGGTAGTGGTAAAAGGAAAACTGAAGTACAAAGTAACATTACCGATAATGAAAGCTGTAAGTCCACTACCTCAAGAGGCACTCTACAAGGGTATAATTGCCAAACAGCGTCTGACGAGCTGCACCAGGTGGTGGTAGCAACAGATTGTTTTGGTATTGGTGCAGACCAATCTTTACTTAAACCCATGATTGAAAGCATTAAAGAAAACTTAGGTGAGGATATTTTTGACAAGGGGCTGTTACTCACCGCTGACACGGGTTATTCCAGCGAAGACAACATGAAGTACCTATATGACGAAGGAATCAACGCTGCTATTCCCGACACCAAC
The genomic region above belongs to Flavobacteriales bacterium and contains:
- a CDS encoding IS1182 family transposase; this translates as MGALMSNYLDDNLNQSVFIDINYLDVLGENTFEYCLYTLLTHTLNLEEFESRYKNKKVGRKAYPPALLLRVVFYAYYRGITSSRAIERNCKTDLKFMALAAGKTPHFTTIADFVSSNTEEMKSLFHKVLMICCKSGLVGKAHFAIDGCRLPSDASKQWSGTHKDLKKKSDKLRNSAKNIIDRHLLNDGGTDDDNKKEKQTVETLLKNADKIDDFLNNNKKRIGSGKRKTEVQSNITDNESCKSTTSRGTLQGYNCQTASDELHQVVVATDCFGIGADQSLLKPMIESIKENLGEDIFDKGLLLTADTGYSSEDNMKYLYDEGINAAIPDTNFRQRDPRISNSESVKKHKAHRQKTRKDRGKNTAKIPASEFSFNEAAKICVCPNGHEMMYHGDHFEINSKRYHRFKSYLKNCRACPIQSKCMKHPLKDHGRQASFIVSDENNTNYLDLMKKRIDSEQGRKDYAKRMWTIEPVFGNITSNKGINKLTLRGKAKVTAQWTICCIMHNIEKLWRYGDIPQYA